A portion of the Cyanobium sp. PCC 7001 genome contains these proteins:
- the ilvC gene encoding ketol-acid reductoisomerase, protein MAQLFYDSDADLSLLDGKTVAIIGYGSQGHAHALNLKDSGVNVVVGLYEGSRSAEKARADGLEVLSVADACAKADWIMVLLPDEIQKTIYEKEIAPHLSAGKVLSFAHGFNIRFGLIQPPADVDVVMIAPKGPGHTVRWEYQNGMGVPALFAVQQDASGKARDLAMAYAKGIGGTRAGILETNFKEETETDLFGEQAVLCGGLSELVKAGFETLVEAGYQPELAYFECLHEVKLIVDLMVKGGLTAMRDSISNTAEYGDYVSGPRLITADTKAEMKRILADIQDGTFARNFVAECEAGKPEMTRIRERDSQHPIEQVGKGLRSMFSWLKAA, encoded by the coding sequence ATGGCCCAGCTCTTCTACGACTCCGACGCCGATCTCAGCCTGCTGGATGGCAAGACGGTGGCCATCATCGGCTACGGCTCCCAGGGCCATGCCCATGCCCTGAACCTCAAGGACAGCGGCGTGAACGTGGTGGTGGGCCTCTACGAGGGCAGCCGTTCCGCCGAGAAGGCCCGGGCCGACGGCCTTGAAGTGCTCAGCGTCGCCGACGCCTGCGCCAAGGCCGACTGGATCATGGTGCTGCTGCCCGATGAGATCCAGAAGACCATCTACGAAAAGGAGATCGCACCGCACCTGAGCGCCGGCAAGGTGCTGAGCTTCGCCCACGGCTTCAACATCCGCTTCGGCCTGATCCAGCCCCCGGCCGATGTGGACGTGGTGATGATCGCGCCGAAGGGTCCGGGCCACACGGTGCGCTGGGAGTACCAGAACGGCATGGGCGTGCCGGCCCTCTTTGCCGTTCAGCAGGACGCCAGCGGCAAGGCCCGCGATCTGGCGATGGCCTATGCCAAGGGCATCGGCGGCACCCGCGCCGGCATCCTCGAGACCAACTTCAAGGAGGAGACCGAGACCGACCTGTTCGGCGAGCAGGCCGTGCTCTGCGGTGGCCTCAGCGAACTGGTGAAGGCCGGCTTCGAGACCCTGGTGGAGGCGGGCTATCAGCCCGAGCTGGCCTACTTCGAGTGCCTGCACGAGGTGAAGCTGATCGTGGACCTGATGGTGAAGGGCGGCCTCACCGCCATGCGCGATTCGATCTCCAACACCGCCGAGTACGGCGACTACGTGAGCGGCCCGCGGCTGATCACCGCCGACACCAAGGCCGAGATGAAGCGCATCCTGGCCGACATCCAGGACGGCACCTTCGCCCGCAACTTCGTGGCCGAATGCGAGGCCGGCAAGCCCGAGATGACCCGGATCCGCGAGCGCGATTCCCAGCATCCGATCGAACAGGTGGGCAAGGGGCTGCGTTCGATGTTCAGCTGGCTGAAGGCCGCCTGA
- the panB gene encoding 3-methyl-2-oxobutanoate hydroxymethyltransferase — translation MRPADLARRKQAGLPISILTAWDALSGAVVAEAGADAVLVGDSLAMTVLGHATTLPVTLDEMLHHCRATARGMASVCSPGQEPLLICDLPFLSYQCAPDDAVAAAGRVLKESPAAAVKLEGAEPETLAVIDRLVRSGIPVMGHVGLTPQAVHRSGYRRQAADAPGQQRLKREAEALERAGCFAVVVEHVPPDVAAELRAGLAIPLIGIGAGEACDGQVRVTADLLGLTSRQPPFSPPLLQGRALAVEALRRWLSSQSHPTRPTAPAAPHC, via the coding sequence CTGCGCCCCGCCGACCTGGCCCGTCGCAAGCAGGCCGGCCTGCCGATCAGCATCCTCACGGCCTGGGACGCCCTCTCCGGAGCGGTGGTGGCCGAAGCCGGAGCGGATGCCGTGCTGGTGGGTGATTCCCTGGCCATGACGGTGCTGGGCCATGCCACCACCCTGCCCGTCACGCTCGACGAGATGCTGCACCACTGCCGGGCCACGGCCCGCGGCATGGCCAGTGTCTGCTCGCCGGGGCAGGAGCCGCTGCTGATCTGTGATCTGCCCTTTCTCAGCTACCAGTGCGCGCCCGACGACGCGGTGGCGGCGGCCGGTCGGGTGCTGAAGGAGAGTCCCGCGGCCGCCGTGAAGCTGGAGGGGGCCGAACCCGAAACCCTGGCCGTGATCGATCGGCTGGTGCGCAGCGGCATTCCGGTGATGGGCCACGTGGGCCTCACGCCCCAGGCCGTGCATCGCAGCGGCTACCGCCGCCAGGCCGCCGATGCCCCCGGCCAGCAGCGGCTGAAGCGGGAGGCCGAGGCCCTGGAGCGGGCGGGCTGCTTTGCCGTGGTGGTGGAGCACGTGCCGCCGGACGTGGCGGCCGAGCTGCGGGCCGGCCTGGCCATCCCCCTCATCGGTATCGGTGCCGGAGAGGCCTGCGACGGCCAGGTGCGCGTCACCGCCGATCTGCTGGGCCTCACCAGCCGCCAGCCCCCGTTCAGCCCACCGCTGCTGCAGGGGCGGGCCCTGGCCGTGGAAGCCCTGCGGCGTTGGCTGAGCTCCCAGAGCCATCCCACCAGACCCACAGCTCCCGCAGCACCGCATTGCTGA
- the ftsZ gene encoding cell division protein FtsZ, with product MTHTPTAAAGIVPSQSARIEVIGVGGGGSNAVNRMIASDLQGLGYRVLNTDAQALLQSAAQKRLQLGQKLTRGLGAGGNPVIGQKAAEESRAELQESLQGADLIFIAAGMGGGTGTGAAPILAEVAKEVGALTVGIVTKPFSFEGRKRMRQAEEGIARLAEHVDTLIVIPNDRLRDEIAGAPLNEAFRAADDVLRMGVKGISDIITRPGLVNVDFADIRSVMSDAGTALLGIGVGSGRSRASEAAQAAMSSPLLESARIDGAKGCVINISGGKDMTLEDMTTASEVIYEVVDPEANIIVGAVVDDRLEGEIHVTVIATGFDGGTTYRTDRPAMSFTGTTPFTPSTEEKGAKIPPFLLNRQGRSSEQDS from the coding sequence ATGACCCATACCCCGACCGCCGCCGCCGGCATTGTTCCCAGCCAGTCGGCCCGCATTGAGGTGATCGGGGTGGGGGGTGGCGGCAGCAATGCCGTCAACCGGATGATCGCCTCCGACCTGCAGGGTCTGGGCTACCGGGTGCTCAACACCGACGCCCAGGCGCTGCTGCAGTCGGCGGCCCAGAAGCGCCTCCAGCTGGGCCAGAAGCTCACCCGGGGCCTGGGGGCCGGCGGCAACCCGGTGATCGGCCAGAAGGCGGCCGAGGAATCGCGGGCGGAACTGCAGGAGTCGCTGCAGGGGGCCGACCTGATCTTCATCGCCGCCGGCATGGGCGGCGGCACCGGCACCGGCGCGGCGCCGATCCTGGCGGAGGTGGCCAAGGAGGTGGGCGCCCTCACCGTGGGCATCGTCACCAAGCCGTTCAGCTTCGAGGGACGCAAGCGCATGCGTCAGGCGGAGGAGGGCATCGCCCGCCTGGCGGAGCACGTAGACACCCTGATCGTGATCCCGAACGATCGGCTGCGCGATGAGATCGCCGGAGCCCCGCTGAACGAGGCCTTCCGCGCCGCCGACGACGTGCTGCGCATGGGGGTGAAGGGCATTAGCGACATCATCACCAGGCCTGGCCTGGTGAACGTGGACTTCGCCGACATCCGCTCGGTGATGTCCGACGCCGGCACGGCCCTGCTGGGCATCGGAGTGGGCTCGGGGCGCAGCCGGGCCAGCGAGGCGGCCCAGGCGGCCATGAGCAGCCCGCTGCTGGAGTCGGCCCGGATCGACGGCGCCAAGGGCTGCGTGATCAACATCAGCGGCGGCAAGGACATGACCCTCGAGGACATGACCACCGCGTCCGAGGTGATCTACGAGGTGGTGGACCCCGAGGCGAACATCATCGTGGGCGCCGTGGTGGACGATCGCCTCGAAGGGGAGATCCACGTGACCGTGATCGCCACCGGCTTCGACGGCGGCACCACGTACCGCACCGATCGGCCGGCCATGAGCTTCACCGGCACCACCCCGTTCACCCCCAGCACCGAAGAGAAGGGCGCCAAGATTCCGCCGTTCCTGCTCAACCGCCAGGGCCGCAGCTCTGAGCAGGACAGCTGA
- a CDS encoding PIN/TRAM domain-containing protein, with product MVDSLILILFMVSGAAAGWLGVDLLPENLLVQVDNPEGLRTVLGGFGAFFGLIAGVFFGQLRRRLTQQVRSMPTDLLISRAVGLILGLLVANLLLAPILLLPLPWEVVFVKPLAAVLSNVFFGVSGYNLAEVHGRTLLRLFSPGTTEALLVAEGVLRPASAKILDTSVIIDGRIRGLLDSGLLEGQVIVAQSVIDELQALADSGNAEKRGRGRRGLKLLSELREQYGRRLVVNSTRYEGKGVDDKLQELTADTGGTLLTTDYNLAKVAEVKSLRVVNLSELVIALRPEVQPGDEFQLKIAREGKEADQGVGYLDDGTMVVVEGAREHIGERLPVIVTGALQNPTGRIVFARREAVGQSAGDGAAPGNGKRKPRPPR from the coding sequence ATGGTGGACTCCCTCATCCTGATCCTGTTCATGGTCTCCGGCGCCGCCGCCGGCTGGCTGGGGGTGGATCTGCTGCCGGAGAACCTGCTGGTGCAGGTGGACAACCCCGAGGGGCTGCGCACCGTGCTGGGGGGATTCGGGGCCTTCTTCGGGCTGATCGCCGGCGTGTTCTTCGGCCAGCTGCGGCGCCGGCTGACGCAGCAGGTGCGCAGCATGCCCACCGACCTGCTGATCAGCCGCGCCGTGGGGCTGATCCTCGGGCTGCTGGTGGCCAACCTGCTGCTGGCCCCGATCCTGCTGCTGCCCCTGCCCTGGGAGGTGGTGTTCGTCAAACCGCTGGCCGCGGTGCTCAGCAACGTGTTCTTCGGGGTGTCGGGCTACAACCTGGCCGAAGTGCACGGCCGCACCCTGCTGCGGCTGTTCAGCCCCGGCACCACCGAGGCCCTGCTGGTGGCGGAGGGGGTGCTGCGGCCGGCGAGCGCCAAGATCCTCGACACCAGCGTGATCATCGACGGCCGCATCCGCGGCCTGCTCGACTCGGGCCTGCTGGAGGGCCAGGTGATCGTGGCCCAGAGCGTGATCGATGAGCTGCAGGCCCTGGCCGACTCGGGCAACGCCGAGAAGCGGGGCCGCGGCCGCCGCGGCCTCAAGCTGCTCAGCGAGCTGCGGGAGCAGTACGGACGGCGGCTGGTGGTGAACAGCACCCGCTACGAGGGCAAGGGGGTGGATGACAAGCTGCAGGAGCTCACCGCGGACACCGGCGGCACCCTGCTCACCACCGACTACAACCTGGCCAAGGTGGCCGAGGTGAAAAGCCTGCGGGTGGTGAACCTCAGCGAGCTGGTGATCGCCCTGCGGCCCGAGGTGCAGCCGGGCGACGAGTTCCAGCTCAAGATCGCCCGCGAGGGCAAGGAGGCCGACCAGGGCGTGGGCTACCTCGATGACGGCACCATGGTGGTGGTGGAGGGAGCCCGGGAGCACATCGGCGAGCGGCTGCCGGTGATCGTCACCGGCGCCCTGCAGAACCCCACCGGCCGGATCGTGTTCGCCCGCAGGGAAGCGGTGGGGCAGAGCGCCGGCGACGGGGCCGCCCCTGGCAACGGCAAGCGCAAGCCGAGGCCTCCCCGCTAG
- a CDS encoding ATP-dependent Clp protease proteolytic subunit has protein sequence MPIGTPSVPYRLPGSQYERWVDIYTRLGVERILFMGSEVNDAVANALVAQMLYLDSEDSSKPIYLYINSPGGSVTAGLAIYDTMQYVKSDVVTICVGLAASMGAFLLGAGTKGKRLALPHSRIMIHQPLGGTSQRQASDIAIEAKEILRIKDMLNHSMADMTGQPFEKIEKDTDRDYFLSAAEAKDYGLIDRVIAHPSEA, from the coding sequence ATGCCCATTGGCACCCCCAGCGTTCCCTACCGCCTGCCCGGCAGCCAGTACGAGCGCTGGGTCGACATCTACACCCGCCTGGGGGTGGAGCGGATCCTGTTCATGGGGTCGGAGGTGAACGACGCCGTGGCCAATGCCCTCGTGGCCCAGATGCTGTATCTCGATTCGGAGGACAGCTCCAAGCCGATCTACCTGTACATCAACTCCCCTGGGGGTTCGGTGACGGCCGGTCTGGCCATCTACGACACGATGCAGTACGTCAAGAGCGACGTGGTGACCATCTGCGTGGGCCTGGCCGCGTCGATGGGTGCCTTCCTGCTGGGCGCCGGCACCAAGGGCAAGCGGCTCGCCCTGCCCCACAGCCGCATCATGATTCACCAGCCCCTGGGCGGCACCAGCCAGCGGCAGGCCAGCGACATCGCCATCGAGGCCAAGGAGATCCTGCGCATCAAGGACATGCTCAACCACAGCATGGCCGACATGACCGGCCAGCCCTTCGAGAAGATCGAGAAGGACACTGACCGCGACTACTTCCTCAGCGCCGCCGAGGCCAAGGACTACGGCCTGATCGACAGGGTGATCGCCCATCCCAGCGAGGCCTGA
- a CDS encoding ATP-dependent Clp protease proteolytic subunit: MSVSAPYYGDSAVLRTPPPDLPSLLLKERIVYLGLPLFSDDEAKRQMGIDVTELIIAQLLYLEFDNPEKPIFFYINSTGTSWFTGDAIGFETEAFAIADTIRYVKPPVHTICIGQAMGTAAMILSAGTKGQRAALPHATIVLHQPRSGAQGQASDIQIRAQEVLHNKRTMLQMLADNTGKSVEQLSKDSDRMTYLTAEQAKDYGLIDRVLTSQKDVPAGVPLAAGRSPSGIG; this comes from the coding sequence ATGTCGGTGTCAGCTCCTTACTACGGCGATTCCGCCGTGCTGCGCACCCCGCCGCCCGACCTGCCCTCGCTGCTGCTCAAGGAGCGGATCGTGTACCTCGGTCTGCCCCTGTTCAGCGATGACGAGGCCAAGCGGCAGATGGGCATCGATGTGACCGAGCTGATCATCGCCCAGCTCCTCTACCTGGAGTTCGACAACCCCGAGAAGCCGATCTTCTTCTACATCAACTCCACCGGCACCTCCTGGTTCACCGGAGATGCCATCGGCTTCGAAACCGAGGCCTTCGCCATCGCCGACACGATCCGCTACGTGAAGCCGCCGGTGCACACCATCTGCATCGGCCAGGCCATGGGCACCGCCGCCATGATCCTCAGCGCCGGCACCAAGGGCCAGCGGGCGGCCCTGCCCCACGCCACGATCGTGCTGCACCAGCCCCGTAGCGGCGCCCAGGGCCAGGCCAGCGACATCCAGATCCGCGCCCAGGAGGTGCTGCACAACAAGCGCACCATGCTGCAGATGCTGGCGGACAACACCGGCAAGAGCGTGGAGCAGCTCTCCAAGGATTCCGACCGCATGACCTACCTCACGGCCGAGCAGGCGAAGGACTACGGCCTGATCGACCGGGTGCTCACCAGCCAGAAGGATGTGCCGGCCGGGGTGCCCCTGGCCGCCGGCCGCAGCCCGAGCGGCATCGGCTGA
- a CDS encoding cell division protein FtsQ/DivIB, translating to MTQTRTLPPGAERRRQLRLQRRRERLRNAWRLLVLLGIAGGLGYGLLRQGWSLTGPGQVEVVGSRMVTPERVIEAAGLTFPQPLLTLQPRKLATDLSETLPVEEVQVTRLMAPPRLRVSLVDRQAVARAERRTPQGVERGYVDRLGHWMNSHQGELMADEATAGLLVKGWQPRHRASLSKVLAQRTVLGPDLKEIRFAPEGSLWLRSATLGEVRLGPADAQLTRRLQVLDHLVETLPAQLKGKRLRTLDLSDPEQPELALVGTPPTEKPAQQP from the coding sequence GTGACCCAGACGCGAACCCTTCCCCCCGGAGCCGAACGGCGGCGCCAGCTGCGGCTGCAGCGGCGCCGGGAGCGGCTGCGCAACGCCTGGCGCCTGCTGGTGCTGCTGGGGATCGCCGGCGGCCTCGGCTATGGCCTGCTGCGCCAGGGCTGGAGCCTCACCGGCCCCGGCCAGGTGGAGGTGGTGGGCAGCAGGATGGTGACCCCTGAGCGGGTGATCGAGGCGGCGGGACTCACCTTCCCCCAGCCCCTGCTGACCCTCCAGCCCCGCAAGCTCGCCACCGACCTCTCCGAGACCCTGCCGGTGGAGGAGGTGCAGGTGACCCGGCTGATGGCACCGCCGCGGCTGCGGGTGAGCCTGGTGGACCGCCAGGCCGTGGCCCGGGCCGAACGGCGCACCCCCCAGGGGGTGGAGCGGGGCTATGTGGACCGGCTGGGCCACTGGATGAACAGCCACCAGGGCGAGCTGATGGCCGATGAGGCCACGGCGGGCCTGCTGGTGAAGGGCTGGCAGCCCCGGCACCGGGCCAGCCTCAGCAAGGTGCTGGCGCAACGGACCGTGCTCGGCCCGGATCTCAAGGAGATCCGATTCGCCCCGGAGGGCAGCCTCTGGCTGCGCAGCGCCACCCTCGGGGAGGTGCGGCTCGGGCCCGCCGACGCCCAGCTCACCCGGCGTCTGCAGGTGCTGGACCACCTGGTGGAGACCCTGCCGGCCCAGCTGAAGGGCAAGCGCCTGCGCACCCTGGATCTGAGCGATCCCGAGCAGCCCGAACTCGCCCTGGTGGGCACACCCCCGACCGAGAAGCCGGCGCAACAGCCCTGA
- a CDS encoding coproporphyrinogen-III oxidase family protein, which translates to MPFPPRSAYLHIPFCHRRCFYCDFPIVPLGDRAGPAPGQPGAASIDAYLALLRREIGQAPGATPLSTVYFGGGTPSLLEPTQIGELVRDLRRQFGLAPGAEITLELDPASFDRQRLRGYLAAGVNRVSLGGQSFDDGVLQQLGRRHSGGDLREAAGWLRQAHRSGALGSWSLDLIQAVPGQTLPAWRQQLEEAIGSGAPHLSVYDLTIEPGTVFARRLEQGRLELPQDDLAADLMELTSSELAAAGYGRYEVSNHALPGHASRHNRVYWSGAGWWGFGMGATSAPWGQRQARPRTRDAYRAWLTSGAAEAGAGEAGMAEIGVDPGMPLDERLMVGLRRREGVRLPELLRQVGWDDMAIAAGLGRLRRQLEPWMTRGLLLEEGERWRLSDPEGLALSNAVLRELWVWWDGSGSSANAAGLPRPGPAPAAAVG; encoded by the coding sequence GTGCCCTTTCCCCCCCGCAGCGCCTACCTCCACATCCCCTTCTGCCACCGGCGCTGCTTCTATTGCGATTTCCCGATCGTTCCCCTCGGTGACCGCGCCGGCCCCGCGCCCGGTCAGCCCGGCGCCGCCTCGATCGACGCCTATCTGGCACTGCTGCGGCGTGAGATAGGCCAGGCGCCAGGGGCAACGCCCCTCAGCACCGTGTATTTCGGCGGCGGCACCCCCTCCCTGCTGGAGCCGACCCAGATCGGGGAGCTTGTGAGGGATCTGCGGCGGCAGTTCGGACTGGCCCCCGGCGCGGAGATCACCCTGGAACTGGATCCGGCCAGCTTCGATCGCCAGCGGCTGCGGGGCTATCTGGCCGCGGGGGTGAACCGGGTGAGCCTGGGGGGCCAGAGCTTCGACGACGGAGTGCTGCAGCAGCTGGGCCGACGCCACAGCGGCGGCGATCTGCGCGAGGCGGCCGGCTGGTTGCGGCAGGCCCACCGGAGCGGTGCGCTGGGCAGCTGGAGCCTGGATCTGATCCAGGCCGTGCCGGGCCAGACCCTGCCCGCCTGGCGCCAGCAGCTGGAGGAGGCGATCGGCAGCGGCGCACCCCATCTCTCGGTGTACGACCTCACGATCGAGCCGGGCACCGTGTTTGCCCGGCGCCTGGAGCAGGGCCGGCTGGAGCTGCCGCAGGACGATCTGGCCGCCGACCTGATGGAGCTCACCAGCTCGGAGCTGGCGGCGGCAGGGTACGGCCGCTACGAGGTGTCCAACCACGCCCTGCCGGGCCATGCCTCGCGCCACAACCGCGTGTACTGGAGCGGTGCCGGCTGGTGGGGCTTCGGCATGGGGGCCACCAGCGCTCCCTGGGGCCAACGGCAGGCCAGGCCCCGCACCCGCGATGCCTACCGGGCCTGGCTGACTTCGGGCGCAGCGGAAGCAGGGGCAGGGGAGGCGGGGATGGCGGAGATCGGGGTGGACCCGGGGATGCCCTTGGATGAGCGGCTGATGGTGGGTCTGCGCCGCCGCGAGGGGGTGCGGCTGCCCGAGCTGCTGCGTCAGGTGGGCTGGGATGACATGGCGATCGCCGCGGGGCTGGGGCGGCTGCGGCGGCAGCTGGAGCCGTGGATGACCCGTGGGCTGCTGCTGGAGGAGGGGGAGCGCTGGCGGTTGAGCGATCCGGAGGGCCTGGCCCTCAGCAATGCGGTGCTGCGGGAGCTGTGGGTCTGGTGGGATGGCTCTGGGAGCTCAGCCAACGCCGCAGGGCTTCCACGGCCAGGGCCCGCCCCTGCAGCAGCGGTGGGCTGA